A stretch of Paenibacillus mucilaginosus 3016 DNA encodes these proteins:
- the rpsT gene encoding 30S ribosomal protein S20, protein MPNIKSAIKRVKVSEKRRLRNASHKSALRTAVKSFETAAAGSNVETAKAALIAASQKLDKAATKGLIHKNAAARKKSRLAKKLNALSAQA, encoded by the coding sequence ATGCCAAACATTAAATCCGCAATCAAACGCGTGAAAGTGAGCGAGAAGCGCCGTCTGCGCAACGCATCTCATAAATCCGCTCTCCGCACGGCTGTGAAGTCTTTCGAGACAGCTGCAGCAGGCTCTAACGTGGAAACGGCTAAAGCCGCTCTGATCGCTGCCAGCCAAAAGCTGGACAAAGCCGCGACTAAAGGCTTGATCCATAAAAACGCCGCAGCCCGCAAGAAGTCCCGCCTGGCGAAAAAGCTTAACGCTCTTTCCGCTCAAGCGTAA
- the gpr gene encoding GPR endopeptidase: MSLDLSEYSVRTDLALEAHDMASAGGTLIPGLHKTNYDEDGIRVSLIDITTPEASQTIGKLPGHYITIDVPELRKKDTELQDRVATLFAKEFERFLQKLNIGPNASVLIVGLGNWNVTPDALGPMVVENVMVTRHFFELMPGQVSPGYRPVSAVAPGVLGTTGIETGEIAQGIVDRSKPDLVIAIDALASRSLERVNTTIQIADTGIHPGSGIGNKRKGLTIDTLGVPCIAIGVPTVVYASTIVNNAFDMMHNHFQKQTSNTGHILGLLDAMQEGERLQLVKEVLNPLGHDLLVTPKEIDQFIEDIANIIANGLNAALHEAVDTNNVSAYTH, from the coding sequence ATGAGTCTCGACCTGAGCGAATATTCGGTCCGCACCGACCTGGCCTTGGAGGCGCATGATATGGCCTCGGCGGGAGGAACGCTGATTCCGGGATTACATAAGACCAATTATGACGAGGATGGAATCCGGGTCTCCCTCATTGATATCACCACACCCGAAGCTTCGCAGACGATCGGCAAGCTGCCGGGGCATTACATTACGATCGACGTGCCGGAGCTGCGCAAAAAGGATACGGAGCTGCAGGACCGGGTGGCGACCCTGTTCGCCAAAGAATTCGAACGCTTCCTGCAGAAGCTGAATATCGGGCCGAATGCCAGCGTGCTGATCGTCGGCCTCGGGAACTGGAACGTGACGCCGGATGCGCTCGGACCGATGGTCGTAGAGAACGTGATGGTCACCCGGCACTTCTTCGAGCTGATGCCCGGCCAGGTTTCCCCGGGGTACCGGCCGGTGAGTGCCGTGGCACCGGGCGTACTGGGAACGACCGGAATCGAGACCGGCGAGATCGCCCAAGGGATCGTGGACCGCTCGAAGCCGGATCTCGTGATCGCGATCGATGCGCTGGCGTCCCGCTCGCTCGAGCGCGTGAACACGACGATCCAGATCGCCGACACGGGCATCCACCCGGGCTCCGGGATCGGCAACAAGCGCAAGGGCCTTACCATCGACACGCTCGGTGTGCCCTGCATTGCAATCGGCGTGCCGACCGTGGTGTATGCCTCCACGATCGTGAACAACGCTTTCGACATGATGCACAACCACTTCCAGAAGCAGACCTCCAACACGGGCCACATCCTCGGCCTGCTGGATGCGATGCAGGAAGGGGAGCGGCTGCAGCTCGTGAAGGAAGTCCTGAACCCGCTCGGCCACGATCTGCTGGTTACGCCGAAGGAGATCGACCAGTTCATCGAGGACATTGCGAACATCATCGCGAACGGCCTCAATGCGGCGCTGCATGAAGCGGTGGACACGAATAACGTATCGGCTTATACCCACTGA
- the holA gene encoding DNA polymerase III subunit delta has translation MDYKTAVKRIGRGEIAPIYVCYGGETYLIQELISRLTDKLVEPEHRAFAVTRYDLAETPVESVIEEAETLPFMVPRKLVVASNALFLTGAKESNKVEHRLEKLSEYMKSPVDYSVLIFTVDAEKLDERKKIVKSLKEADVLVPCTMLSADELTQWVTQEAKRRGFEFAPGVVDRLILYTGTSLQALTKEVEKCALFAGQGGTLTADDLEQLVSRTTEQNIFQLIEHIVQMQMDPAFTMLSELLRRKEEPIKIVMLVARQFRIMFQVKDLMSQGYSQQQIASQIGLHPYGVKIAAGQANRFDLKRLGSILQQLADLDFQMKSGRIDKVLGLELFLLRLAS, from the coding sequence ATGGATTATAAAACGGCAGTAAAGCGGATCGGCCGGGGAGAGATTGCACCGATCTATGTGTGCTACGGGGGCGAGACCTACCTGATTCAGGAGCTGATCTCCCGGCTGACGGACAAGCTGGTGGAGCCCGAACACAGGGCCTTCGCCGTGACGAGATACGATCTGGCGGAGACGCCGGTGGAGTCGGTTATCGAGGAGGCGGAGACGCTTCCGTTCATGGTGCCGCGCAAGCTCGTTGTGGCGTCGAACGCCCTGTTCCTGACAGGAGCCAAGGAGAGCAACAAAGTCGAGCACCGGCTGGAGAAGCTGTCCGAATACATGAAGTCTCCGGTCGATTATTCGGTGCTGATCTTCACGGTGGACGCGGAGAAGCTCGATGAGCGCAAGAAAATTGTCAAGTCGCTGAAAGAGGCGGATGTGCTTGTGCCCTGCACGATGCTCTCCGCCGATGAGCTGACCCAGTGGGTGACGCAGGAAGCAAAGCGCCGCGGGTTCGAGTTCGCGCCGGGCGTTGTGGACCGGCTCATTCTCTATACGGGTACAAGCCTGCAGGCGCTGACGAAGGAAGTGGAGAAGTGTGCGCTCTTCGCAGGCCAGGGCGGGACGCTGACGGCGGATGATCTCGAGCAGCTGGTCAGCCGCACGACGGAGCAGAACATCTTCCAGCTCATCGAGCATATCGTTCAGATGCAGATGGATCCGGCGTTCACCATGCTCAGCGAGCTCCTGCGGCGTAAAGAAGAGCCGATCAAGATCGTCATGCTGGTGGCCCGGCAGTTCCGGATCATGTTCCAGGTCAAGGACCTGATGAGCCAGGGGTATTCGCAGCAGCAGATCGCAAGCCAGATCGGCCTTCATCCCTATGGCGTCAAGATTGCGGCGGGGCAGGCGAACCGGTTCGACCTCAAGCGGCTCGGGTCGATCCTGCAGCAGCTGGCGGACCTTGACTTTCAGATGAAGAGCGGCCGGATCGACAAAGTGCTCGGTCTCGAGCTGTTCCTGCTCAGGCTGGCTTCCTGA
- the lepA gene encoding translation elongation factor 4 produces MDIQARQKKIRNFCIIAHIDHGKSTLADRILEFTGALTSREMQDQVLDQMDLERERGITIKLQAVRLNYRADDGEDYILNLIDTPGHVDFTYEVSRSLAACEGALLVVDAAQGIEAQTLANVYLALDNNLEILPVINKIDLPSADPERVKTEVEDVIGLDASEAVLASAKAGIGIKEILEQVVQKVPAPTGQSENPLKALIFDSHYDPYKGVIVYVRVVDGSIRAGSKIKFMATEAVFDVIEVGAFKPRMSTVESLEVGDVGFIVAGIKNVGDTRVGDTVTDAKNPTPEPLPGYRKINPMVFCGLYPIETSDYNDLREALEKLQLNDASLSFEPETSTALGFGFRCGFLGLLHMDVIQERIEREFDIPLITTAPSVVFKVHETNGNVLNIENPSLFPEPGKIDFVEEPYVKASIIVPKDYVGTIMELCQNKRGEYNTMEYLDATRVTLKYDIPLSEIVYDFFDQLKSSTRGYASFDYEVSGYKQSNLVKMDIMLNGEQVDALSFIVHRDRAYNRGRIICEKLRELIPRQMFEVPIQAAIGQKIIARETVKAMRKNVLAKCYGGDISRKRKLLEKQKEGKKRMKQVGSVEVPQEAFMAVLKLDDN; encoded by the coding sequence ATGGATATTCAGGCCAGACAGAAGAAGATCAGAAACTTTTGCATTATCGCCCATATTGACCACGGGAAATCCACGCTGGCGGACCGTATTCTCGAGTTTACCGGGGCGCTGACCTCGCGGGAGATGCAGGATCAGGTGCTCGACCAGATGGATCTCGAGCGCGAACGCGGCATTACGATCAAGCTGCAGGCTGTACGGCTGAACTACCGCGCCGACGACGGCGAGGATTATATATTGAACCTTATCGACACCCCTGGACACGTCGACTTCACGTATGAGGTCTCCCGAAGCCTGGCGGCCTGTGAAGGCGCGCTGCTCGTCGTGGATGCGGCGCAGGGGATCGAGGCGCAGACGCTGGCGAACGTGTACCTCGCGCTCGACAACAACCTCGAGATCCTTCCGGTCATCAACAAGATCGATCTGCCGAGCGCAGACCCTGAACGCGTGAAGACCGAGGTTGAGGATGTTATCGGCCTTGACGCGAGCGAAGCGGTACTGGCTTCCGCCAAGGCGGGGATCGGCATCAAGGAGATCCTCGAGCAGGTCGTCCAGAAGGTGCCGGCGCCGACCGGGCAGTCGGAGAACCCGCTGAAGGCGCTTATTTTCGACTCGCACTACGATCCGTACAAGGGCGTTATCGTCTACGTGCGGGTGGTAGACGGTTCGATCCGCGCGGGCTCGAAGATCAAGTTCATGGCGACCGAAGCGGTATTCGATGTCATCGAAGTCGGGGCGTTCAAGCCGCGGATGAGCACGGTGGAGTCGCTCGAAGTAGGCGACGTAGGCTTCATCGTGGCCGGGATCAAGAATGTCGGCGACACGCGGGTCGGGGACACGGTCACTGATGCGAAGAATCCGACGCCGGAGCCGCTGCCGGGCTACCGCAAGATCAACCCGATGGTGTTCTGCGGACTGTACCCGATCGAGACGAGCGACTACAACGACCTTCGCGAGGCGCTCGAGAAGCTGCAGCTCAACGATGCGTCGCTGAGCTTCGAGCCGGAGACCTCGACGGCGCTCGGCTTCGGCTTCCGCTGCGGCTTCCTCGGACTGCTGCACATGGACGTCATCCAGGAGCGGATCGAGCGCGAGTTCGATATTCCGCTGATCACGACGGCGCCGAGCGTGGTGTTCAAAGTGCATGAGACGAACGGCAACGTGCTGAACATCGAGAATCCGTCCCTGTTCCCGGAACCGGGCAAGATTGACTTCGTGGAGGAGCCTTACGTCAAGGCTTCGATCATCGTGCCGAAGGATTACGTCGGAACGATCATGGAGCTGTGCCAGAACAAGCGCGGCGAGTACAATACGATGGAATACCTCGATGCGACGCGGGTGACGCTGAAGTACGACATCCCTCTGTCCGAGATCGTGTACGACTTCTTCGACCAGTTGAAGTCGAGCACGCGGGGCTATGCCTCGTTCGACTATGAGGTGTCGGGCTACAAGCAGTCGAACCTCGTGAAGATGGACATCATGCTGAACGGCGAGCAGGTCGACGCCCTGTCGTTCATCGTGCACCGCGACCGCGCCTACAACCGCGGCCGCATCATCTGCGAGAAGCTGCGCGAGCTCATCCCGCGCCAGATGTTCGAGGTGCCGATCCAGGCGGCCATCGGCCAGAAGATCATCGCCCGCGAGACGGTCAAGGCGATGCGCAAGAACGTTCTTGCCAAGTGCTACGGGGGCGACATCTCCCGGAAGCGGAAGCTCCTCGAGAAGCAGAAAGAGGGCAAGAAGCGGATGAAGCAGGTCGGCAGCGTAGAGGTGCCGCAGGAAGCGTTCATGGCCGTCCTGAAGCTCGACGACAACTAA
- a CDS encoding stage II sporulation protein P: MMKWSAVTASWSRYKKTGQAIGVYTRTLTILMTGSLVFFLGLGVLGYMQSKLTGTAPSSSMKGLAASVSSRFFMDMMGMEVPHLQADRQSFTFSQSNISGFLFSLVTDINPDDPKTLIAREMPGMDRPVVLSTPQGGLVVDSPEDYGPTSQDLFKGENVGEAGSITANPGGEEGPVMGPALPAQAKPPSSAGKNVAFIYQSHNQESYLPELPGVKDPDKAYDPKKNVTLVGLRLAQRLEKEGIGAVHSDKNYPAIEKTFNYYYSYKYSFKTLQEAMAGHPDLDFYFDIHRDSQRRDKTTARIGGKDYAQIYFIIGGKNPKWKENYAFAERIDKALQEKYPGLSKGIHAKSGEGNGVYNQNFSPNSVLIEVGGVDNTLEECYRTVDALADAISEVILNAEKVDAKPQGEGDGKKQG, from the coding sequence ATGATGAAATGGTCAGCCGTAACGGCAAGCTGGAGCAGGTATAAAAAAACGGGACAAGCCATCGGCGTGTACACGCGCACGCTTACGATTCTGATGACGGGAAGCCTGGTGTTTTTCCTGGGACTCGGGGTCCTCGGGTATATGCAGTCGAAGCTGACGGGGACGGCGCCGTCCTCCTCCATGAAGGGGCTGGCAGCCTCGGTATCGAGCCGGTTTTTCATGGATATGATGGGGATGGAGGTGCCGCATCTCCAGGCGGACCGGCAGTCGTTCACCTTCTCCCAGTCGAACATCTCGGGCTTTCTCTTCTCGCTCGTCACGGATATCAATCCGGATGATCCGAAGACGCTGATTGCCCGCGAGATGCCGGGGATGGACCGGCCGGTGGTGCTGAGCACGCCGCAGGGAGGACTCGTCGTCGACTCGCCGGAGGATTACGGGCCGACGTCCCAGGACCTCTTCAAAGGGGAGAACGTCGGGGAGGCGGGCTCCATTACCGCGAACCCGGGAGGCGAAGAAGGGCCGGTGATGGGACCTGCGCTTCCGGCACAGGCCAAGCCGCCGAGCTCGGCGGGCAAGAACGTGGCTTTCATCTATCAGTCTCACAACCAGGAATCCTATCTTCCGGAGCTGCCGGGCGTCAAAGATCCGGACAAGGCGTACGACCCCAAGAAGAATGTGACGCTGGTCGGGCTGCGTCTGGCGCAGAGGCTGGAGAAGGAGGGCATCGGCGCGGTGCATTCGGACAAGAACTATCCCGCGATCGAGAAGACCTTCAATTACTACTATTCTTATAAGTACTCCTTCAAAACGCTGCAGGAGGCGATGGCAGGGCATCCCGACCTCGACTTCTACTTCGATATCCACCGTGATTCCCAGCGCAGGGACAAGACCACCGCCCGGATCGGCGGCAAGGATTACGCCCAGATCTATTTCATCATCGGGGGGAAGAACCCGAAGTGGAAGGAGAATTACGCCTTCGCGGAGCGGATCGACAAGGCGCTGCAGGAGAAGTATCCGGGCCTCTCCAAGGGGATCCACGCGAAGAGCGGTGAAGGCAACGGGGTGTATAACCAGAATTTTTCTCCGAACAGCGTATTAATCGAAGTCGGCGGAGTGGACAACACGCTGGAGGAATGCTACCGGACGGTCGACGCCCTGGCGGACGCGATCTCCGAGGTGATCCTGAACGCGGAGAAGGTCGATGCGAAACCGCAGGGCGAAGGAGACGGCAAAAAGCAGGGATAG